A single window of Nicotiana tomentosiformis chromosome 1, ASM39032v3, whole genome shotgun sequence DNA harbors:
- the LOC104104765 gene encoding ras-related protein RABA5b, with translation MAEEEIGEEYLFKIVVIGDSAVGKSNLLSRFARDEFDHNSKATIGVEFQTQVVEVDGKEIKAQVWDTAGQERFRAVTSAYYRGAVGALIVYDISRKTTFENIKRWLDELNTHCDTTVARMLVGNKCDLENIRDVSVEEGKNLAEEEGLFFIETSALDSTNVNTAFEIVIREIYKNLSRKVLNSDSYKAELSVNRVSLANGTDMSKQKASCCSR, from the exons ATGGCGGAAGAAGAAATAGGGGAAGAGTACCTTTTCAAGATTGTGGTGATAGGCGACTCTGCTGTTGGCAAATCGAACTTGCTGTCCCGTTTTGCCCGTGATGAGTTTGACCATAACTCTAAGGCTACCATTGGAGTTGAGTTCCAAACCCAAGTTGTAGAAGTTGATGGCAAGGAAATTAAGGCCCAAGTTTGGGACACAGCTGGTCAAGAACGCTTTCGGGCAGTCACTTCTGCTTATTATAGAGGTGCTGTTGGGGCTCTCATTGTTTATGATATTAGCAGAAAGACCACTTTTGAGAATATCAAACGTTGGCTTGATGAACTCAACA CTCACTGTGATACAACAGTTGCAAGGATGCTTGTGGGAAACAAGTGTGATCTGGAGAACATCAGAGATGTGAGTGTAGAGGAAGGAAAAAACCTTGCAGAAGAGGAAGGATTATTCTTTATTGAAACATCTGCACTGGACTCTACTAATGTCAATACAGCCTTTGAAATTGTCATCCGCGAGATATACAAAAATTTGAGCCGGAAAGTTCTCAATTCTGATTCATACAAGGCAGAATTATCAGTCAATCGGGTTAGCCTTGCCAATGGAACCGACATGTCAAAGCAAAAGGCATCGTGCTGTTCCAGATAG